From a single Oncorhynchus tshawytscha isolate Ot180627B linkage group LG33, Otsh_v2.0, whole genome shotgun sequence genomic region:
- the LOC112230987 gene encoding ATP-dependent RNA helicase DDX54 codes for MAQRKKKLTKKKRQTGHREPDESDGGDFEVASKIRDDESPGRKLPRFPGASSECLSDVEPDTRELVRAQNKKKKKSGGFQSMGLSYPVFKGVMKKGYKVPTPIQRKTIPVILDGKDMVAMARTGSGKTAAFLVPMFEKLKVPQAQTGARALILTPTRELALQTMKFTKELGKFTGLKTALILGGDRMDDQFAALHENPDIIIGTPGRLMHVVMEMNLKLQSVEYVVFDEADRLFEMGFADQLQEIIRRLPDNRQTLLFSATLPKLLVEFARAGLTEPVLIRLDVDSKLSELLKLSFFHLRMDDKPALLLHLLRNVAKPQEQTVVFVATKHHVEYLKELLSSEGVECAYIYSALDQTARKINIGKFVHRKAMVLIVTDVAARGIDIPLLDNVINYNFPSKAKLFLHRVGRVARAGRGGAAYSLVCTDEIPFVYDLHLFLGRPLQLATPDHQQESDGVFGRVPQSILDDEESQLVTAHENSHDLQNLRRIADNAYKQYIKSRPMPSPESFKRVKNTELPSMAVHPLLGSGLEKMELERLQMVDCIKGYKARATIFEINSNSKTNASVVMRAKRSRDTRLVDMFTQKKEVLAAEGRYHVPVTPLPSTHHTADQEDSEEEDFQGVFSEVVGGKRRKPQEDGDMERPDSKKTKQTGRDEENYIPYRPKDFNSERGLSLGKEGTTFEQQASTAVLDLMGDEGERLNQHKHMMKWDRKRKRFVKETGKEADQKKKKRTESGQMINNKNKKNFYEEWKKKYKVDDGGGGDSDGETGGGGRGRRGGGGGRGRPGRGRGGPSRGPNSQPLGPPGQQRDGGSRGPRSELKTRDQILKQRRKTEKQRFLQSGGLKKLRGKGKQRLNDQKKSGFGRGVHKKGKMKKRL; via the exons GTCTCAGTTACCCAGTTTTTAAAGGAGTCATGAAGAAGGGCTACAAAGTCCCTACTCCAATCCAGAGGAAG actaTCCCAGTGATTCTAGATGGCAAGGACATGGTTGCCATGGCAAGGACAGGCAGCGGGAAGACTGCTGCGTTCTTGGTGCCCATGTTTGAGAAGCTGAAGGTTCCTCAGGCCCAGACGGGGGCCAGGGCTCTAATTTTGACCCCCACCAGAGAGTTGGCGCTACAAACCATGAAGTTCACCAAAGAG ttggGAAAATTCACCGGCCTTAAAACAGCTTTGATCCTTGGTGGAGACAG AATGGATGATCAGTTTGCTGCGCTTCATGAGAACCCAGATAT AATTATCGGTACCCCAGGTCGTCTGATGCACGTTGTCATGGAGATGAACTTGAAGCTACAGAGCGTGGAGTACGTTGTGTTTGACGAGGCGGACAGGCTGTTTGAGATGGGCTTTGCTGACCAGCTCCAGGAGATCATCCGGAGGCTcccagacaacagacagacactgcTGTTCTCTGCCACCCTGCCCAAACTACTGGTTGAGTTTGCTAGAGCCG GGTTGACGGAGCCAGTGCTGATTCGTCTGGACGTGGACTCCAAGCTGAGTGAGCTGCTGAAG CTGTCGTTCTTCCACCTGAGGATGGATGATAAGCCGGCTCTGCTGCTCCACCTGCTGAGGAACGTGGCGAAGCCACAGGAGCAGACGGTGGTATTTGTTGCCACCAAACACCATGTCGAGTACCTCAAAGAG CTGCTGTCCTCTGAGGGCGTGGAGTGTGCCTACATCTACAGTGCCCTGGACCAGACTGCCAGGAAGATCAACATTGGTAAATTTGTCCACCGCAAGGCCATGGTGTTGATTGTGACAGACGTGGCTGCTCGCGGTATAGACATCCCCCTACTGGACAACGTCATCAACTACAACTTCCCCTCCAAGGCCAAGCTCTTCCTGCACAGAGTCG GTCGAGTGGCACGCGCAGGCCGCGGTGGAGCAGCCTATAGCCTCGTGTGTACAGATGAGATACCTTTTGTCTATGACCTCCATCTCTTCCTGGGGAGACCCCTTCAGCTGGCTACACCTGACCACCAACAAG AGTCAGACGGTGTGTTTGGTCGTGTTCCCCAGAGCATCCTGGATGATGAGGAATCCCAGCTGGTCACGGCCCATGAGAACTCTCATGACCTGCAGAACCTGCGCCGCATAGCGGACAACGCCTACAAGCAGTACATCAAGTCCCGGCCCATGCCCTCGCCAGAGTCCTTTAAACGGGTCAAGAACACAGAGCTCCCCAGCATGGCTGTCCACCCACTGTTAG GGTCAGGCTTGGAGAAAATGGAACTGGAACGCCTTCAAATGGTGGACTGCATTAAGGGCTACAAGGCTAGAGCT ACGATCTTTGAGATCAACTCGAACAGCAAGACCAATGCCAGCGTGGTGATGCGAGCCAAGCGCTCCAGGGACACACGGCTGGTGGATATGTTCACACAGAAGAAGGAGGTTCTGGCTGCAGAGGGCAGGTATCATGTTCCTGTCACTCCTCTGCCCTCCACTCACCACACAGCAGACCAGGAGGACAGTGAAGAGGAGGACTTTCAG GGTGTGTTCTCTGAGGTGgtgggggggaagaggaggaagccaCAGGAGGATGGCGATATGGAGAGGCCAGACAGCAAGAAGACCAAACAGACTGGCCGCGATGAGGAGAACTACATCCCTTACAGACCCAAGGACTTCAACTCTGAGAGAGG ACTGAGCCTGGGAAAAGAGGGCACAACGTTTGAGCAGCAGGCTTCTACTGCTGTACTGGACCTGATGGGAGACGAAGGAGAAAGACTCAACCAGCACAAACACATGATGAAGTG GGATCGCAAGAGAAAGCGCTTCGTCAAAGAAACTGGAAAGGAGGCAgaccagaagaagaagaagaggacggAGAGCGGACAGATGATCAacaacaagaacaagaagaactt CTATGAGGAGTGGAAGAAGAAGTACAAGGTGGACGACGGAGGGGGTGGAGATTCGGATGGAGAGACCGGAGGTGGAGGCagaggaaggaggggtggaggaggag gccGAGGCCGGCCTGGCCGGGGCCGAGGTGGCCCATCCAGGGGCCCCAACTCCCAGCCCCTGGGGCCCCCTGGGCAGCAGAGGGATGGTGGCTCCCGGGGCCCGCGCTCGGAGCTGAAGACCCGGGACCAGATCCTGAAGCAGCGcaggaagacagagaaacagaggttcCTGCAGAGTGGAGGCTTGAAGAAGCTCCGGGGCAAGGGCAAGCAGCGCCTCAACGACCAGAAGAAGTCTGGCTTTGGCCGTGGTGTCCACAAGAAGGGCAAGATGAAGAAGAGACTGTGA